In Thermorudis peleae, a genomic segment contains:
- a CDS encoding cobalamin B12-binding domain-containing protein has product MTSTPSSSAARSSPTRPIRVLIAKPGLDGHDRGAKVLARALRDAGMEVIYTGLFQTPEMIARAAVDEDVDVVGLSILSGAHNQIFPEIMRALREAGATDVLVIAGGIIPSEDIPFLQSLGVAAVFGPGTPLTEIIRFIEEHVPREERLHE; this is encoded by the coding sequence ATGACGAGCACGCCTTCGTCTTCAGCCGCACGCTCTTCACCAACCCGCCCGATTCGGGTGCTGATCGCCAAACCCGGGTTGGATGGCCATGATCGTGGCGCCAAAGTGCTCGCGCGAGCGCTCCGTGATGCAGGAATGGAAGTCATTTATACCGGCCTCTTCCAAACCCCTGAGATGATTGCGCGCGCAGCGGTTGATGAAGATGTTGACGTCGTTGGACTGAGCATCCTCTCAGGCGCCCACAATCAGATCTTCCCGGAAATCATGCGGGCGCTTCGCGAAGCCGGTGCAACTGATGTGCTCGTCATTGCGGGTGGGATTATCCCGAGCGAGGATATTCCTTTCCTGCAGTCGCTTGGCGTTGCAGCAGTTTTTGGTCCAGGCACTCCGCTGACAGAAATTATCCGGTTTATCGAGGAACACGTGCCACGCGAGGAGCGACTGCATGAGTGA
- a CDS encoding acylphosphatase: protein MAEHEQASLHCLVFGRVQGVGFRFFVQDRARELGLVGWVRNRPDGRSVEVYAEGPRSALEQLRHALHSGPPGAWVERVECTWGEATGAQRAFEIRRT, encoded by the coding sequence ATGGCTGAGCACGAGCAGGCTTCTTTACACTGTCTCGTCTTCGGCCGTGTGCAGGGGGTTGGCTTCCGCTTCTTCGTCCAGGACCGTGCGCGAGAGCTTGGGCTCGTAGGGTGGGTACGGAATCGGCCAGACGGCCGCTCGGTTGAAGTCTATGCTGAAGGACCACGCAGCGCACTTGAGCAACTCCGTCATGCCCTGCACAGTGGGCCTCCGGGCGCATGGGTTGAGCGCGTTGAATGCACCTGGGGCGAGGCGACAGGCGCCCAGCGAGCATTTGAAATCCGGCGAACCTAG
- a CDS encoding glycosyltransferase family 4 protein gives MMHWLRHDTNRPIFLDARLLAYRPGGIQRYVEQLAAALARVAPSLPLRLIQNRPVANLPWPTVRVLTPPHHRFERRTLALELSLRRPALVHSVDFIPPALPSCISSVVTVHDLAFLDHPSLLDANARRYYGQFLAALPRADAIIAVSQTTAERLRQLFPTLRARIAVTYLGVSPVQPLSPARAWEYLAEQLGRMTVQRLRERQWVLAVGTIEPRKRYQLLCHAVAQLWQEDPAAAPYLVIIGQLGWQADKELAAIHEGMRQGWLYWITDADDRLRDACFTLATVLAIPSLDEGFSLPALEAMAAGLPVVAAARGALPEILDNAGILIPADDPASWAKALRDVLHNEAVQNRLRVLGKARAQQFSWDETAKQTVAVYKEVLRACQTRQRGPSLA, from the coding sequence ATGATGCACTGGCTTCGTCACGACACGAACCGCCCCATTTTCCTTGACGCCCGACTGCTCGCGTACCGTCCTGGCGGTATTCAACGTTATGTCGAGCAATTAGCTGCTGCGCTCGCGCGGGTTGCCCCATCGTTGCCACTGCGCCTCATCCAAAATCGGCCGGTGGCAAATCTTCCGTGGCCAACGGTTCGCGTACTGACGCCGCCGCACCACCGCTTTGAACGACGGACCCTTGCGCTTGAGTTATCACTGCGGCGTCCTGCGCTCGTCCATAGCGTCGACTTTATTCCGCCCGCACTTCCCTCATGCATCAGCAGCGTTGTCACCGTGCACGATCTCGCTTTTCTTGACCACCCGTCGCTGCTTGATGCAAATGCCCGACGTTACTATGGGCAGTTTTTGGCTGCACTGCCCCGCGCCGATGCCATCATTGCCGTCTCGCAGACAACGGCCGAGCGACTCCGCCAGCTCTTTCCGACCTTACGCGCTCGCATCGCCGTAACCTATCTCGGTGTTTCGCCAGTTCAACCCCTTTCGCCAGCGCGTGCCTGGGAGTACCTTGCCGAACAGCTTGGGCGCATGACTGTCCAGCGCCTTCGGGAGCGGCAGTGGGTCCTCGCCGTAGGCACAATCGAACCGCGCAAGCGGTATCAGCTCCTCTGTCACGCTGTTGCCCAGCTTTGGCAAGAAGACCCAGCTGCTGCGCCCTACCTGGTGATCATCGGCCAATTGGGATGGCAGGCCGATAAGGAACTTGCTGCCATCCATGAAGGTATGCGGCAAGGGTGGCTCTACTGGATCACCGACGCTGATGATCGACTGCGCGACGCATGCTTTACGTTAGCAACGGTGTTGGCTATCCCGTCACTCGATGAGGGATTCTCGTTGCCAGCGCTCGAAGCGATGGCGGCTGGCCTTCCAGTCGTTGCAGCTGCCCGCGGGGCGTTGCCAGAAATCCTTGACAATGCTGGCATCCTCATACCGGCAGACGACCCCGCAAGCTGGGCCAAGGCGTTGCGGGACGTGTTGCACAATGAGGCAGTACAAAATCGACTTCGTGTTCTTGGGAAAGCACGTGCACAACAGTTTTCCTGGGATGAGACGGCAAAGCAAACTGTGGCGGTGTATAAGGAGGTACTTCGAGCATGCCAGACACGCCAACGTGGGCCATCGTTGGCCTAG
- the tatA gene encoding twin-arginine translocase TatA/TatE family subunit produces MNIFGIGIPELVLILIVALILFGPEKMPEIAAAIGRAVRDFRAATQELTADFQSSLQELQASAAEVKDTVLDVGQSARAVLTEPVTAVTSTVTGFSPAHTATDGTVTTTAPESGIAALPAAPAELPPEPTKQDPLADLAVLDRLVAPRDHEG; encoded by the coding sequence ATGAATATTTTTGGGATAGGAATTCCAGAACTGGTCCTCATTCTCATCGTTGCACTCATCCTCTTTGGCCCAGAAAAAATGCCAGAAATTGCCGCGGCAATCGGCCGGGCTGTTCGCGACTTCCGCGCTGCCACCCAGGAGCTAACGGCTGACTTTCAGTCAAGCCTGCAAGAACTTCAGGCCAGCGCGGCCGAAGTGAAGGATACGGTATTGGATGTCGGGCAGTCAGCGCGCGCAGTCTTAACTGAACCGGTGACTGCAGTGACCAGTACTGTGACTGGCTTCTCACCAGCACACACCGCAACGGACGGCACAGTAACCACAACTGCTCCGGAGAGTGGTATTGCGGCGCTACCTGCTGCGCCTGCAGAACTGCCGCCTGAGCCGACGAAGCAGGATCCCCTCGCTGATCTTGCCGTTCTCGACCGCTTAGTCGCCCCGCGCGATCACGAAGGGTAA
- the ruvC gene encoding crossover junction endodeoxyribonuclease RuvC → MNSTRVVLPIVIGIDPGTARLGYGIIQDGERLAALAYGVVETAPHQPMEQRLLTLYQELDMLFTQYRPQALALEQLFFARNVTTALAVGQARGIALLVSAQHQVPVFEYKPAEIKQAIVGYGRAEKRQMQEMTRILLGLPDIPRPDDAADALAIALCHLQHARFTARVRNDV, encoded by the coding sequence ATGAACTCGACGCGTGTCGTGTTGCCGATCGTCATCGGGATTGACCCGGGAACAGCCCGCTTAGGGTATGGCATCATCCAGGATGGTGAACGCCTTGCGGCACTGGCCTATGGCGTGGTCGAGACAGCGCCACACCAGCCGATGGAACAACGACTGCTTACTCTCTATCAGGAACTTGACATGCTGTTCACGCAGTATCGACCTCAGGCCCTCGCACTCGAGCAGCTTTTCTTTGCCCGTAACGTCACGACGGCGCTCGCTGTTGGGCAAGCCCGTGGTATTGCCCTGTTAGTGAGTGCCCAACATCAGGTTCCGGTCTTCGAATACAAGCCAGCTGAAATCAAGCAAGCCATTGTCGGTTACGGTCGTGCTGAAAAGCGCCAGATGCAAGAAATGACGCGAATTCTCCTTGGCCTTCCTGATATCCCGCGCCCGGATGATGCGGCTGATGCCCTGGCTATCGCGTTATGCCACCTTCAGCATGCCCGCTTTACAGCGCGTGTACGGAACGATGTCTGA
- the meaB gene encoding methylmalonyl Co-A mutase-associated GTPase MeaB, giving the protein MSDDLLARLRAGDRRALARALTLVENRAAEGEALEAALWHTCGHAYLVGITGPPGAGKSTLIAALAEFLRSQGATVAVLAVDPTSPRSGGALLGDRIRMLEQSIDEGLFIRSVASRGRARGLAPALMGMALLLDAFGFDVIFIETVGAGQDDSAIAEMVDITLLVLVPGLGDSVQLLKAGVLEIAQGYVVNKTDTPGAPALARELRAAQRLATPHAPERPVFLTTATTGEGIAELGRFLLDNRQALLATDLKQRRQQRLLAEAQYRATEAFAKALQHALTELPTEFLARSPREIAAFLTQRAATFLQGADAPEPDTTSS; this is encoded by the coding sequence ATGAGTGACGATCTGCTTGCGCGGCTTCGTGCGGGCGATCGCCGAGCACTCGCGCGCGCCCTCACGCTCGTCGAAAACCGGGCAGCTGAGGGTGAAGCGCTTGAGGCTGCCCTGTGGCATACATGCGGACATGCCTATCTCGTCGGTATTACTGGCCCTCCCGGAGCTGGCAAAAGCACACTGATTGCTGCCTTGGCCGAATTTCTGCGCTCACAGGGGGCAACGGTAGCCGTGCTCGCCGTTGACCCGACGAGTCCACGGAGTGGCGGTGCGCTCCTCGGCGATCGCATCCGTATGCTTGAGCAGAGTATTGACGAAGGTCTGTTCATCCGAAGCGTTGCAAGCCGTGGTCGCGCGCGAGGGCTTGCTCCGGCCTTAATGGGTATGGCCCTTCTTCTCGACGCTTTCGGCTTTGATGTGATCTTCATTGAAACGGTTGGCGCCGGGCAGGACGACAGCGCGATCGCAGAAATGGTTGATATCACGCTACTCGTTCTTGTTCCCGGCTTGGGTGATAGTGTGCAACTGCTGAAGGCAGGGGTATTGGAGATCGCTCAGGGATATGTCGTTAACAAGACGGACACCCCCGGCGCACCGGCGCTCGCCCGCGAACTCCGCGCAGCACAACGACTCGCCACTCCCCATGCACCGGAACGACCAGTCTTTCTGACAACAGCAACGACCGGCGAGGGAATCGCAGAACTTGGGCGCTTCCTGCTCGACAACCGACAGGCGCTGCTCGCAACCGACCTGAAACAACGACGCCAGCAGCGTCTGCTCGCGGAAGCACAGTACCGGGCAACTGAGGCATTTGCCAAGGCGTTGCAGCACGCTCTCACAGAGCTACCAACGGAGTTCCTCGCGCGCTCCCCACGTGAGATCGCAGCATTCCTCACGCAACGCGCTGCGACGTTTCTCCAGGGTGCAGACGCGCCTGAACCAGACACTACGAGTTCGTAG
- the tgt gene encoding tRNA guanosine(34) transglycosylase Tgt, with amino-acid sequence MHFLVTSVDPQSYARTGQLLTRRGAVQTPTFMPVGTQATVKSLTPDEVRQTGAEIVLANTYHLMLRPGVEVIEAAGGLHRFTGWQGVFLTDSGGFQVYSLAPLRRITEAGVTFRSHIDGSMHELTPEFAVELQLRFGSDILMPLDDVVGYTESQRQREAMERTHRWLQRAVHYFHERTCEQAVLQRPLLFGIAQGGFDIQLRHESLAFVASLPVDGIAVGGLSVGEPKPLMFELLEALAPSLPHDRPRYLMGVGDPEDLWNAVALGIDLFDCVHPTRLARHGSLFTRQGRIDITSARFRFQFDPVDPTCDCVTCQHFSAAYLHHLFRARELLGLRLASIHNLRFMQRIMQEIRTSIQRGCFQTARRAFLDAYRDGAGREERHG; translated from the coding sequence GTGCATTTTCTCGTGACGAGTGTCGATCCACAAAGCTATGCGCGGACGGGTCAGCTGCTGACCCGTCGTGGCGCTGTGCAAACACCCACGTTCATGCCAGTTGGCACCCAGGCAACGGTCAAATCGCTGACTCCTGATGAAGTGCGACAAACAGGGGCCGAGATTGTTTTGGCCAACACCTATCATCTCATGCTCCGTCCGGGCGTCGAGGTGATCGAAGCAGCTGGTGGGCTCCACCGTTTCACTGGCTGGCAGGGCGTTTTCCTCACCGATTCAGGTGGCTTTCAAGTCTACAGCCTCGCTCCGCTGCGGCGCATTACCGAAGCAGGCGTCACATTTCGCTCTCATATCGATGGCAGTATGCACGAATTAACGCCTGAATTCGCTGTTGAGCTTCAACTGCGCTTTGGGAGTGACATCCTGATGCCGCTCGACGACGTTGTCGGTTACACCGAAAGCCAACGGCAACGTGAGGCCATGGAACGCACACACCGCTGGTTGCAACGCGCAGTGCATTACTTCCACGAACGGACGTGTGAGCAGGCTGTGCTCCAGCGTCCTTTGCTTTTCGGCATTGCCCAAGGTGGCTTCGACATCCAACTACGTCACGAAAGCCTCGCATTTGTCGCAAGCCTACCAGTTGATGGGATCGCCGTTGGCGGGCTGAGTGTTGGCGAGCCGAAACCACTCATGTTCGAACTCCTCGAAGCGTTAGCACCGTCGCTGCCGCACGATCGACCACGATACCTGATGGGAGTTGGTGATCCGGAAGATCTTTGGAATGCTGTCGCGCTCGGTATTGACCTCTTCGATTGCGTTCACCCAACGCGCCTTGCTCGTCATGGCTCGCTGTTTACGCGTCAGGGCCGCATTGATATCACCAGCGCGCGCTTCCGTTTCCAGTTTGACCCCGTCGATCCCACCTGTGACTGCGTCACCTGTCAGCACTTCAGCGCGGCATACCTCCATCATCTCTTTCGTGCTCGGGAGTTGCTTGGTCTCCGGCTGGCGTCAATCCATAACTTGCGCTTCATGCAACGCATCATGCAGGAAATTCGGACATCGATCCAGCGAGGCTGTTTTCAGACGGCAAGACGAGCATTCCTCGACGCGTATCGAGATGGAGCTGGGAGGGAGGAGCGCCATGGCTGA
- the pth gene encoding aminoacyl-tRNA hydrolase, with product MPDTPTWAIVGLGNPGPEYAATRHNIGFQVVDALATLYQAPLWDIRFEAAITSVTDQDGGRIVLAKPLTYMNASGRAVQQLLRWYRLPLERLLVIHDDLDLPFGTLRLRHNGSSGGHHGVESIIQAVGAGFDRLRIGIGRPPRHDATRYVLEAFTADERAVLPSIIEQAAAAAQCWRREGLTAAMNRFNRAVVATQGRH from the coding sequence ATGCCAGACACGCCAACGTGGGCCATCGTTGGCCTAGGAAATCCCGGCCCTGAATATGCAGCAACGCGCCATAACATCGGCTTTCAGGTTGTCGACGCGCTGGCAACGCTCTATCAGGCTCCGCTATGGGATATTCGATTCGAGGCAGCAATCACGTCGGTGACGGACCAAGACGGTGGACGCATCGTACTAGCGAAACCGCTGACGTACATGAACGCAAGCGGAAGAGCAGTTCAGCAACTGCTTCGCTGGTACCGCCTGCCACTTGAGCGGCTTCTCGTCATCCATGATGACCTCGATCTTCCTTTCGGCACGCTCCGTCTACGGCATAATGGCTCAAGTGGTGGTCATCATGGTGTCGAATCCATCATACAAGCCGTTGGCGCTGGATTCGACCGTTTGCGCATCGGGATCGGTCGTCCGCCGCGGCATGATGCGACACGCTATGTGCTCGAGGCTTTTACGGCTGACGAGAGAGCAGTACTTCCCAGTATCATCGAGCAAGCTGCCGCCGCAGCACAATGCTGGCGGCGCGAAGGACTGACGGCAGCGATGAACCGGTTCAATCGTGCGGTTGTTGCCACCCAAGGACGTCACTGA
- a CDS encoding class I SAM-dependent methyltransferase — MAYQWLYRGLEWLYSRGARLYDPLVWLLFGSAWREWQTCALDDIAGECVLELGCGTGALSALLQPRARLVIGIDRSRAMLRQAKKKHTMVVYLCADARALPLRSGTCSAIFCTFPSGYILDPETANEIARVLSPGGNIVVVVAAKLTSWHPRYWPIRLLQRVLQASPATLLHMPALLNHPMLQGAWQHRTTPTGIVYVWIGTRIPDHVLG, encoded by the coding sequence ATGGCATATCAATGGCTCTATCGCGGTCTTGAATGGCTCTACTCGCGCGGCGCACGGTTGTACGATCCGCTGGTCTGGCTGCTCTTCGGTTCAGCCTGGCGTGAATGGCAGACGTGTGCCCTTGACGACATTGCTGGCGAGTGTGTCCTTGAGCTTGGTTGTGGAACAGGAGCCCTCTCCGCGCTCCTGCAGCCGCGAGCACGCCTGGTTATCGGCATTGATCGCTCGCGGGCAATGCTCCGTCAAGCTAAAAAGAAGCATACGATGGTCGTTTATCTCTGTGCAGACGCGCGTGCGCTTCCCCTCCGCAGTGGAACATGCAGTGCAATCTTCTGTACCTTCCCTTCGGGATATATCCTTGACCCCGAAACTGCGAACGAGATTGCCCGTGTCTTATCCCCAGGAGGCAACATCGTTGTCGTTGTCGCCGCAAAGCTTACGAGCTGGCACCCTCGATACTGGCCAATACGACTCCTGCAGCGCGTGCTTCAGGCTTCGCCAGCGACGCTCCTTCACATGCCAGCGCTTCTCAATCATCCCATGCTCCAGGGAGCATGGCAGCACCGCACGACACCAACAGGGATCGTGTACGTGTGGATTGGCACACGCATTCCCGATCATGTTCTCGGCTAA
- a CDS encoding cob(I)yrinic acid a,c-diamide adenosyltransferase yields MSEAQANGQQAEERGYLLLLVGDERRTSDAALGIALRGAGHNLRVHIIEFLKTGRERGEVAAVSFLTGVTLSQYGLVGVGTRLEDVPKPGISPERLEFALREARQHVLQRVTNILILDGLLTLVAEGAVSDEAILDLVRHAAPWTDIVLTGRAATPALEEAADTVTVMQTIKTREGEGVLRRGIHY; encoded by the coding sequence ATGAGCGAAGCACAAGCGAATGGACAGCAGGCTGAGGAGCGTGGGTATCTGCTCCTGCTTGTCGGCGATGAGCGCCGGACATCAGATGCAGCGCTTGGGATTGCCCTCCGTGGTGCCGGGCATAACTTGCGCGTCCATATCATCGAGTTTCTAAAAACTGGACGGGAGCGCGGAGAAGTTGCCGCCGTCTCCTTCCTCACCGGTGTCACGCTCTCACAATACGGCCTGGTTGGAGTTGGTACCCGGCTTGAGGACGTGCCGAAGCCAGGTATCTCGCCAGAACGCCTCGAATTTGCACTTCGCGAAGCGCGCCAGCACGTTCTGCAGCGAGTTACAAACATCTTGATTCTTGACGGCCTGCTGACACTTGTCGCGGAGGGGGCGGTAAGCGATGAAGCTATCCTCGACCTCGTTCGGCATGCTGCTCCATGGACAGATATTGTGCTGACTGGCCGGGCGGCAACGCCGGCGCTCGAAGAAGCAGCTGATACTGTCACCGTCATGCAGACGATCAAAACGCGTGAAGGCGAAGGGGTCCTCCGCCGCGGTATCCATTACTAA
- a CDS encoding TlyA family RNA methyltransferase gives MSERQRSPRIRADELLVQRGLAETRSQARSLILAGRVRLGQEVIDKPGTLLRPEAELTVLEPPRFVSRGGEKLDYALTVFHIDVRGLVCADFGASTGGFTDALLQRGAARVYALDVGYGQLHYRLRHDPRVIVMERTNVRYLSSLPEPIDLVTIDVSFISLRLVLPAAGRVLRPAGQVVALVKPQFEAGRGKVGKGGIVRDPAVHREVLEQVLHAAAALGFALQGLTRSPITGADGNVEFLAWFRWEGQPVGAQPIEPLIAAVLTASTNS, from the coding sequence ATGTCTGAGCGACAGCGGTCACCACGTATTCGAGCCGATGAACTCCTCGTCCAGCGTGGATTAGCCGAGACGCGCAGTCAAGCCCGCAGCTTGATTCTCGCTGGCCGTGTGCGACTCGGCCAGGAGGTGATCGATAAGCCTGGGACGCTCTTACGACCCGAGGCCGAGTTGACTGTTCTCGAGCCGCCGCGGTTTGTTAGCCGTGGTGGTGAGAAGCTCGATTATGCCTTAACCGTCTTCCACATCGATGTTCGTGGCCTGGTCTGCGCTGATTTCGGGGCCTCGACTGGCGGTTTCACTGATGCCCTGTTACAGCGCGGTGCTGCCCGTGTGTACGCCCTCGACGTCGGCTACGGCCAGCTGCACTATCGGCTGCGTCACGATCCACGTGTAATTGTGATGGAGCGGACGAATGTCCGGTACCTGTCCTCTCTCCCTGAACCGATTGACCTCGTGACGATCGACGTGTCATTTATTTCGCTACGGCTGGTATTGCCTGCAGCTGGCCGCGTCTTGCGACCAGCCGGGCAGGTTGTCGCACTGGTGAAACCACAGTTTGAGGCCGGTCGAGGTAAAGTGGGGAAGGGTGGGATTGTTCGTGATCCGGCGGTACACCGCGAAGTACTCGAGCAAGTGCTGCATGCTGCTGCTGCACTTGGCTTTGCGCTTCAGGGGCTGACGCGCTCTCCGATTACTGGCGCAGATGGCAACGTCGAGTTTCTCGCCTGGTTCCGCTGGGAAGGTCAGCCCGTCGGTGCGCAACCAATCGAGCCACTGATTGCTGCTGTGCTGACTGCGTCTACGAACTCGTAG